From Actinosynnema mirum DSM 43827, a single genomic window includes:
- a CDS encoding FAD/NAD(P)-binding protein, whose protein sequence is MTAAPHPPGARATVVVVGGGPRASGLLERLGANAPELLARPLEVHLVDPHPVGAGRVWRHEQSPLLRMNSMAEDVTVFTDDSVVCEGPVRTGPSLAEWADLVRSGEIEVPLDDAVRAELTAMRPTSFPSRRVQSAYLSWFHRLAVTRLPEGSTVVEHVGEAVRLTGDQTQSVWLEGKAEPLVADVVVLALGHLDADLTPQESALAAQAKAANLRYLPPDYTADTDLSTVPEAEDVLVRGLGLAFIDLAVLLAQGRGGRFARENGVLRYHPSGREPRLLAGSRRGVPYHSKTGYRLQGAPPEPPRFLDVRALLNRPGPVDFHHDVWPLIAKDVALGFYRELFTAHPDRVTRGWPEFSAAFAALDWYSPRMRALEAESIPSPEDRLDFETSDRPLRGVVLNGPNELQAHLRAHIQSDVTRRGDPTHSADLGAFLALLGVYGALPPLFASGRLVNEDGWWHGFFSFLASGPPPDRLEELLALSEAGVVHFLGGELKVTVENDEFVARSPNTPGTETRAKTLIEARLPDHTLPRTRSPLLRDLVAAGEVLDVAGLVRVDPTDSALLDHEGHPHPRRFAVGPYTNNKAHAAFARPRTNAPGFRQNDAVARAALKALAATPTPPD, encoded by the coding sequence GTGACCGCAGCACCGCACCCCCCAGGCGCCCGCGCGACCGTCGTGGTCGTCGGCGGCGGCCCCCGCGCGTCCGGACTGCTCGAACGCCTGGGCGCCAACGCCCCCGAGCTGCTCGCCCGACCGCTGGAGGTCCACCTGGTCGACCCGCACCCGGTCGGGGCCGGGCGGGTGTGGCGGCACGAGCAGTCGCCGCTGCTGAGGATGAACTCGATGGCCGAGGACGTCACGGTGTTCACCGACGACAGCGTGGTGTGCGAGGGCCCGGTGCGAACCGGCCCGTCACTCGCCGAGTGGGCGGACCTGGTGCGCTCAGGGGAGATCGAGGTCCCCCTGGACGACGCCGTCCGCGCCGAACTAACCGCGATGCGCCCGACCTCGTTCCCGTCGCGACGGGTGCAGAGCGCCTACCTGTCCTGGTTCCACCGCCTGGCCGTCACCCGGCTGCCCGAGGGCAGCACGGTGGTCGAGCACGTAGGCGAGGCCGTCCGCCTCACCGGCGACCAGACTCAATCCGTCTGGCTCGAAGGCAAAGCAGAACCACTAGTGGCCGACGTGGTGGTCCTCGCACTCGGCCACCTGGACGCCGACCTCACCCCCCAGGAGTCCGCACTAGCCGCGCAGGCCAAGGCCGCCAACCTCCGCTACCTCCCCCCGGACTACACCGCCGACACCGACCTCTCCACCGTCCCGGAGGCCGAGGACGTCCTGGTCCGCGGCCTGGGCCTGGCGTTCATCGACCTGGCGGTCCTGCTCGCGCAGGGCAGGGGCGGCCGTTTCGCACGGGAGAACGGTGTGCTGCGCTACCACCCGAGCGGCCGGGAACCGAGGCTCCTGGCCGGCTCACGCCGAGGCGTCCCCTACCACTCGAAGACCGGCTACCGCCTCCAAGGCGCTCCCCCCGAACCGCCCCGCTTCCTGGACGTGCGGGCCCTCCTGAACCGTCCGGGCCCGGTGGACTTCCACCACGACGTCTGGCCGCTGATCGCCAAGGACGTCGCACTGGGTTTCTACCGCGAACTGTTCACCGCCCACCCGGACCGCGTCACGCGCGGTTGGCCGGAGTTCTCGGCGGCGTTCGCCGCCCTGGACTGGTACTCCCCCCGGATGCGCGCCCTGGAGGCGGAGTCGATCCCGTCCCCCGAGGACCGCCTGGACTTCGAGACCTCGGACCGCCCGCTGAGAGGCGTGGTGCTCAACGGCCCCAACGAACTGCAAGCCCACCTGCGCGCCCACATCCAGTCCGACGTGACCCGACGCGGCGACCCGACCCACAGCGCCGACCTAGGCGCGTTCCTGGCCCTGCTGGGCGTGTACGGCGCACTCCCCCCGCTGTTCGCCTCGGGCCGCCTGGTGAACGAGGACGGCTGGTGGCACGGCTTCTTCAGCTTCCTGGCCAGCGGCCCACCCCCGGACCGACTGGAGGAACTCCTGGCGCTGTCCGAGGCCGGGGTGGTCCACTTCCTAGGCGGAGAGCTGAAGGTGACGGTGGAGAACGACGAGTTCGTAGCCCGCTCCCCCAACACGCCGGGCACCGAGACCCGCGCCAAAACCCTGATCGAGGCCCGCCTCCCCGACCACACCCTGCCCCGCACCCGCAGCCCCCTGCTGCGCGACCTGGTGGCAGCGGGCGAGGTCCTGGACGTGGCGGGCCTGGTCCGCGTAGACCCAACCGACAGCGCCCTGCTGGACCACGAGGGCCACCCACACCCCAGACGCTTCGCGGTAGGGCCCTACACGAACAACAAGGCACACGCCGCATTCGCCAGACCAAGGACAAACGCGCCAGGCTTCAGACAAAACGACGCCGTGGCACGAGCAGCCCTCAAAGCCCTAGCTGCCACCCCGACGCCCCCCGACTAA
- a CDS encoding S1C family serine protease, with protein sequence MTETRQDFPSLRGSLDEPAAPAVAPGFWRRTGTAVTMAALVAALVGGATGGVVGALSAPEAATSTAAASTPVVSTTGVSLNVSAIAEKVLPSVVQVNVATSQSRGVGSGVVLSSDGRVLTNNHVVSGAQQVSVTLDDGRTVQAKVLGADADSDLAVLQAEGVSGLTAATFADSDSVRVGDQVVAIGSPEGLQGTVTSGIVSALDRTVTVPGTGRRTVSYQAIQTDASINPGNSGGPLVNAAGEVVAINSAIYSPTSDGGEAGSVGIGFSIPSNQVRSLIGDLG encoded by the coding sequence ATGACCGAGACACGACAGGACTTCCCCTCCTTGCGGGGGTCGTTGGACGAGCCTGCCGCGCCAGCCGTCGCACCGGGGTTCTGGCGGCGGACCGGCACGGCCGTGACGATGGCGGCCCTGGTGGCCGCGCTGGTCGGCGGGGCGACGGGTGGCGTGGTGGGCGCGCTGAGCGCCCCGGAGGCCGCCACGTCGACCGCGGCGGCGAGCACGCCGGTGGTGTCGACGACGGGCGTGTCGCTGAACGTGTCGGCGATCGCGGAGAAGGTCCTGCCGAGCGTGGTCCAGGTCAACGTGGCGACCTCGCAGTCGCGCGGCGTCGGGTCCGGGGTGGTGCTGTCCTCGGACGGGCGCGTGCTGACCAACAACCACGTGGTGTCGGGCGCGCAGCAGGTCTCGGTCACCCTGGACGACGGGCGCACCGTGCAGGCGAAGGTGCTCGGCGCGGACGCGGACAGCGACCTGGCGGTCCTGCAGGCGGAGGGCGTGTCCGGGCTGACGGCGGCGACGTTCGCCGACTCGGACTCGGTGCGGGTCGGCGACCAGGTCGTGGCGATCGGCTCCCCGGAGGGGCTGCAGGGCACGGTCACCTCGGGCATCGTGAGCGCGCTGGACCGCACCGTGACGGTGCCGGGAACCGGCAGGCGCACCGTGAGCTACCAGGCGATCCAGACCGACGCGTCGATCAACCCCGGCAACTCGGGCGGGCCGCTGGTGAACGCGGCGGGCGAGGTGGTGGCGATCAACTCGGCGATCTACTCGCCCACGTCGGACGGCGGCGAGGCGGGCAGCGTGGGCATCGGCTTCTCGATCCCGTCGAACCAGGTGCGCTCGCTCATCGGCGACCTGGGCTGA
- a CDS encoding putative bifunctional diguanylate cyclase/phosphodiesterase: MKTAGGAGDAPEPRADLGAATAHEGFAQRWAEALPDPAAHLGTLVRLTAGLSSVDGQEPEEAARRVGRALVGHGPARPGVLEGTIAFLAENLRPHLVALHGADHPAASRVPAVLGAVAAGFAEAAAELAADEVREEGEAKFRAVWRTSALAIAEVASDGRVVDHNAALPAILGYPPDRVAGLSAREVVHPDDLPALRRLGGQLLSGERDGVQVEKRLVRADGEAIPAQLAITPVRGRDGDVRCYVAVVEDLDEVRALQLQLVRQSLNDPLTGLANRAQFLGWLESEEGPQGSGSLVVALLDLDGLRVVNGAFGHEVGDRVLRAAVSVLGTVFGGGARIARLGGDEFGVLVTGSDLPSVLDLVEQALRELAEPVWWEERGIGVAASVGVVARTGPGLPDGELLRRAGVALDWAKDSGKTGWSLYDPDRDARERDRSALAASVAGGAEQGDFRVDYEPVHALADRSVVAVEAVLRWDHAERGLVDLRWLGPLLERTGMGLRLDRWALERACAQAGRWYAALGEEAPVLSVDLSVRQCQEPELVAWVRQVLRDTGLPPHKLRFELPERLPSALSEEQVEELNILASHGVLLALDQLGGGNVAVDRIRQLPLSALKFGGPPVRGLAEGANLVDRAAAVALLSWSRQLGLELHAVHVSTSDEARRLRELGVSAGQGVLFNAEPLTGADVAELLGLDPDGDEDPDEDA; this comes from the coding sequence ATGAAGACGGCCGGAGGGGCGGGGGACGCCCCGGAGCCGCGCGCCGATCTCGGGGCGGCCACCGCCCACGAGGGCTTCGCGCAGCGCTGGGCCGAAGCGCTTCCCGACCCCGCGGCCCACCTCGGGACCCTGGTCCGGCTGACCGCCGGCCTGTCCTCGGTGGACGGCCAGGAGCCCGAGGAGGCCGCCCGTCGGGTCGGGCGCGCGCTGGTCGGGCACGGGCCGGCCCGGCCCGGCGTGCTGGAGGGGACCATCGCGTTCCTGGCCGAGAACCTGCGTCCGCACCTGGTCGCCCTGCACGGGGCGGACCATCCGGCCGCCTCCCGCGTCCCCGCCGTGCTGGGCGCGGTCGCCGCCGGGTTCGCCGAGGCTGCGGCGGAGCTGGCCGCCGACGAGGTGCGCGAGGAGGGGGAGGCGAAGTTCCGGGCCGTGTGGCGCACGTCCGCGCTGGCCATCGCCGAGGTCGCCTCGGACGGCCGCGTGGTCGACCACAACGCGGCGCTGCCCGCGATCCTCGGCTACCCGCCGGACCGCGTCGCCGGGTTGAGCGCGCGGGAGGTGGTGCACCCGGACGACCTGCCCGCGCTGCGCAGGCTCGGCGGGCAGCTGCTCTCGGGTGAGCGGGACGGGGTGCAGGTCGAGAAGCGGTTGGTGCGCGCGGACGGCGAGGCGATCCCGGCGCAGCTCGCGATCACGCCGGTGCGCGGGCGCGACGGGGACGTGCGCTGCTACGTGGCGGTGGTCGAGGACCTGGACGAGGTCAGGGCGCTGCAGCTGCAACTGGTGCGGCAGAGCCTGAACGACCCGCTGACCGGGTTGGCCAACCGGGCCCAGTTCCTCGGCTGGTTGGAGAGCGAGGAGGGGCCGCAGGGCTCGGGGTCGCTGGTGGTGGCGCTGCTCGACCTGGACGGGCTCCGGGTGGTCAACGGGGCGTTCGGGCACGAGGTCGGCGACCGGGTGCTGCGGGCCGCGGTGTCCGTGCTGGGGACGGTGTTCGGCGGTGGCGCGCGGATCGCGCGGCTGGGCGGCGACGAGTTCGGCGTGCTGGTGACCGGCTCGGACCTGCCCTCGGTGCTGGACCTGGTCGAGCAGGCGCTGCGCGAGCTGGCCGAGCCGGTGTGGTGGGAGGAGCGGGGCATCGGGGTCGCGGCCAGCGTGGGCGTGGTCGCCCGCACCGGACCCGGCCTGCCGGACGGGGAGCTGCTGCGCCGCGCGGGCGTGGCGCTGGACTGGGCCAAGGACTCCGGCAAGACCGGGTGGTCGCTGTACGACCCGGACCGGGACGCGCGCGAGCGGGACCGGTCGGCGCTGGCCGCGTCGGTGGCGGGCGGGGCCGAGCAGGGCGACTTCCGGGTGGACTACGAGCCGGTGCACGCGCTGGCCGACCGGTCGGTGGTGGCCGTCGAGGCGGTGCTGCGCTGGGACCACGCCGAGCGCGGGCTGGTGGACCTGCGGTGGTTGGGGCCGCTGCTGGAGCGCACCGGCATGGGGCTGCGGCTGGACCGGTGGGCGCTGGAGCGGGCGTGCGCGCAGGCCGGGCGGTGGTACGCGGCGCTGGGCGAGGAGGCGCCGGTGCTGTCGGTGGACCTGAGCGTGCGGCAGTGCCAGGAACCGGAGCTGGTGGCGTGGGTGCGGCAGGTGCTGCGGGACACCGGGCTGCCGCCGCACAAGCTGCGGTTCGAGCTGCCGGAGCGGTTGCCGTCGGCGCTCAGCGAGGAGCAGGTGGAGGAGCTGAACATCCTGGCCTCGCACGGGGTGCTGCTCGCGCTGGACCAGCTGGGCGGCGGGAACGTGGCGGTGGACCGGATCAGGCAGCTGCCGCTGTCGGCGCTGAAGTTCGGCGGGCCGCCGGTGCGGGGGCTGGCCGAGGGCGCGAACCTGGTGGACCGGGCGGCGGCGGTGGCGCTGCTGTCGTGGAGCCGGCAGCTGGGGCTGGAGCTGCACGCGGTGCACGTGAGCACCTCGGACGAGGCGCGGCGGCTGCGGGAGCTGGGCGTGAGCGCGGGGCAGGGCGTGCTGTTCAACGCCGAACCACTGACCGGGGCGGACGTGGCCGAGCTGCTGGGGCTGGACCCGGACGGGGACGAGGACCCGGACGAGGACGCGTGA
- a CDS encoding PPE domain-containing protein yields MEQEAADLVLTDTQNWASRSHRELYDSVHTNNDPGQTGEIGSEWGHFGTELTEAARVINERVSASESGWTGDSADGARAAIRLLSNWVTETAETAVTVGTRVQEQAQIMQNARTNIPEPVEFNWDQATNTLSSGGLTWLASSSVDVQAANEHARLQHEHAVNVMTSMENDSRNVDQNTPKFSPPFNPTTGAYEEPQVATIRTVDAPGLGDASGALTAAGVTNAGGQVSGYGGPAGAGGAGGGGAVSTEGYKPVGGSGYEGPGGATTSGSSTGYAPAAAGYSGPSGGGGTTNQSYASPTPAAASAPTYTPPANSGYTPPASSPSPSYGGYTPTPQGGYTPPQSTYTPPATTNTSGTTYSPPKTTNPGYTNPTNNPGYTPPNYQTGTGGNTGGYTPTNPGYTNPTNNPGYTPPRPNTGVGTGTGYVPQGGANTNPRYTPNFGGAGGAGGAGGGFGGAGGAGGGAGGAGGAAAGRFAGGAGGFGGAGGGFGGAGGGAGGGMGAAGSQMGAGGSSAAFAGGRGGAPGVGFGPGAAGGAGGGGTPMGGAPMGGAGAGGQGAEDKERRSAAYIRGEDIFEVPGENLPPSVIGGVKPKKGGQS; encoded by the coding sequence GTGGAGCAGGAAGCGGCGGACCTGGTTCTGACCGACACCCAGAACTGGGCGTCCAGGTCGCACCGGGAGCTTTACGACTCGGTCCACACGAACAACGACCCCGGCCAGACCGGTGAGATCGGTTCGGAGTGGGGCCACTTCGGCACCGAGCTGACCGAGGCCGCCCGAGTGATCAACGAGCGGGTCTCGGCCAGCGAGAGCGGCTGGACCGGCGACTCGGCCGACGGCGCGCGCGCCGCGATCCGGCTGCTGTCGAACTGGGTGACCGAGACCGCGGAGACCGCCGTCACGGTGGGCACCAGGGTCCAGGAGCAGGCCCAGATCATGCAGAACGCCCGGACGAACATCCCCGAGCCGGTGGAGTTCAACTGGGACCAGGCCACCAACACGCTCAGCTCGGGCGGCCTGACCTGGCTCGCCTCGTCCTCGGTGGACGTGCAGGCGGCCAACGAGCACGCGCGGCTCCAGCACGAGCACGCCGTGAACGTGATGACGTCGATGGAGAACGACTCCCGCAACGTCGACCAGAACACCCCCAAGTTCAGCCCGCCGTTCAACCCGACCACCGGCGCCTACGAGGAGCCCCAGGTCGCGACCATCCGCACGGTGGACGCGCCCGGCCTCGGCGACGCCTCGGGCGCGCTGACCGCCGCCGGCGTCACCAACGCGGGCGGCCAGGTCTCCGGCTACGGCGGCCCGGCGGGCGCGGGCGGCGCGGGTGGCGGCGGCGCGGTGTCCACCGAGGGCTACAAGCCGGTCGGCGGCAGCGGGTACGAGGGTCCCGGCGGCGCGACCACCTCGGGCAGCAGCACCGGTTACGCGCCCGCCGCAGCCGGCTACAGCGGCCCGTCGGGCGGCGGCGGCACGACCAACCAGAGCTACGCGTCGCCGACCCCGGCCGCCGCGTCCGCTCCCACGTACACGCCCCCGGCGAACTCGGGCTACACCCCGCCCGCGTCCTCCCCGTCGCCCTCGTACGGCGGCTACACGCCGACCCCGCAGGGCGGCTACACCCCGCCGCAGTCGACGTACACGCCCCCGGCGACGACGAACACCTCGGGGACGACGTACTCGCCGCCGAAGACGACGAACCCCGGTTACACGAACCCGACGAACAACCCCGGCTACACGCCGCCGAACTACCAGACCGGCACCGGCGGCAACACCGGCGGGTACACCCCGACCAACCCCGGTTACACGAACCCGACCAACAACCCCGGCTACACCCCGCCGCGCCCCAACACGGGCGTCGGCACGGGCACCGGGTACGTCCCGCAGGGCGGGGCCAACACCAACCCGCGCTACACGCCGAACTTCGGCGGCGCGGGTGGTGCGGGCGGCGCCGGTGGCGGCTTCGGCGGTGCCGGTGGCGCCGGCGGCGGCGCGGGTGGCGCGGGCGGTGCGGCTGCTGGTCGCTTCGCCGGTGGCGCGGGCGGCTTCGGCGGCGCGGGCGGTGGCTTCGGCGGCGCCGGTGGTGGCGCGGGCGGCGGCATGGGCGCGGCGGGCAGCCAGATGGGCGCGGGCGGCTCGTCGGCGGCCTTCGCGGGCGGTCGCGGTGGCGCTCCCGGCGTGGGCTTCGGCCCCGGCGCCGCGGGTGGCGCCGGTGGCGGCGGCACGCCGATGGGCGGCGCCCCGATGGGCGGCGCGGGCGCGGGCGGCCAGGGCGCGGAGGACAAGGAGCGCCGTTCCGCCGCGTACATCCGCGGTGAGGACATCTTCGAGGTGCCGGGCGAGAACCTGCCGCCGTCGGTGATCGGCGGGGTCAAGCCCAAGAAGGGCGGCCAGTCGTGA
- a CDS encoding AfsR/SARP family transcriptional regulator, which yields MRVNLLGPVELVSAGGDAVHLGAAKRRTVLAALALELNRVVSGDRLLSLVWDGSPPPQAKAALQGHIAQLRKVLGGGVALVTRSPGYLLTADRSAVDVFRFEDLVAGSRDADDERAAEELARALRLWRGPVLADVASEVLRESVSARLEELRTVAVQELATRLFRLDRAEEAVAALTGAVADHPLREPLVARLVLALHGAGRQAEALELFHRTREQLAEELGVDPGPELREAYQAVLDGGVVATRPVSAPQVSAPAQLPREHRGFVGRACELAALEADLGGQDSAIGLLVGPAGVGKTALALHWAHRVAADFPDGQLFVNLRGFDETEPLDPRTALVGFLRALGVDDSQIAVDLEEQAAQFRSLVAGRRVLVVLDNARSAEQVRPLLPGSARCMVLVTSRLLLDDLVVTEGATSLQVPQLEEGTAEDLLAAALGRHRIEQEPEAVAELVELCDRLPLALRIAGARLASRPRWTIQSLVDELRDEQGRLSGLSLEAGTGVHAALAVSYRELPEAAARLLRRLGLHPGTDLDSYTAAALMDIGVGSARTHLRTLAYANLLHESMPDRYSRHDLVRLFTHHLAATEPEEDNTEATHRLLDYYLHVADLARGHLSDHVQPFEPLSYQPASAPELRSHEAALGWFTLEEANLGLALDIAVGSGLRERTWQLALCLDAFHFRRGNRLDRLALCGIGLTAARALGDKHAEATFLLRLGSTLADLGRIDEAVAACGESAALAIGDRHLELAALANLGYCLMAAGRLAEAEERIRETVEIAREVGDARSRASGLNNLANVLLARGEPELALGHAVEALGLFSGDSPTKAHTATLHTVGAVLQELGRPEEALESYRAGLALAEAIGDRYQEALCHRAIGDVLERLGMAEQAVPHWSEALRRYRDLRLTEGEELSGKVDGPGGA from the coding sequence ATGCGGGTGAACCTGCTCGGCCCGGTTGAACTCGTCTCCGCAGGTGGGGACGCGGTCCACCTCGGCGCGGCCAAGCGCAGGACGGTGCTCGCGGCGCTGGCGCTGGAGCTGAACCGGGTGGTGTCCGGGGATCGCCTGCTGTCGCTGGTGTGGGACGGCTCGCCGCCGCCGCAGGCCAAAGCGGCCCTTCAGGGACATATCGCCCAGCTGCGGAAGGTGCTGGGCGGCGGTGTGGCGCTGGTCACCCGCTCGCCGGGCTACCTGCTGACCGCCGACCGGTCCGCCGTGGACGTGTTCCGGTTCGAGGACCTGGTCGCGGGCTCGCGGGACGCGGACGACGAGCGGGCGGCCGAGGAGCTGGCGCGGGCGCTGCGGTTGTGGCGCGGACCGGTGCTGGCGGACGTGGCGAGCGAGGTGCTGCGGGAGTCGGTGTCGGCGCGGCTGGAGGAGCTGCGCACGGTGGCCGTGCAGGAGCTGGCGACCCGGCTGTTCCGGCTGGACCGGGCCGAGGAGGCGGTGGCGGCGCTGACCGGCGCGGTCGCCGACCACCCGCTGCGGGAGCCGCTGGTGGCCAGGCTGGTGCTCGCGCTGCACGGCGCGGGGCGGCAGGCCGAGGCGCTGGAGCTGTTCCACCGCACCCGCGAGCAGCTGGCCGAGGAGCTGGGCGTCGATCCGGGACCCGAGCTGCGCGAGGCGTACCAGGCGGTGCTGGACGGCGGGGTCGTCGCGACCCGGCCGGTGTCCGCGCCGCAGGTCAGCGCGCCCGCGCAGCTGCCGAGGGAGCACCGGGGGTTCGTCGGGCGGGCCTGCGAGCTGGCCGCGCTGGAGGCGGACCTGGGCGGGCAGGACTCGGCGATCGGGCTGCTGGTCGGTCCGGCCGGGGTGGGCAAGACGGCGCTGGCGCTGCACTGGGCGCACCGGGTGGCGGCGGACTTCCCGGACGGCCAGCTGTTCGTGAACCTGCGCGGCTTCGACGAGACCGAGCCGCTGGACCCGCGCACCGCGCTGGTGGGGTTCCTGCGGGCGCTGGGCGTGGACGACTCGCAGATCGCGGTGGACCTGGAGGAGCAGGCCGCGCAGTTCCGGTCGCTGGTGGCGGGCAGGCGGGTGCTGGTGGTGCTGGACAACGCCAGGTCCGCGGAGCAGGTCCGGCCGCTGCTGCCGGGGTCGGCGCGGTGCATGGTGCTGGTGACCAGCAGGTTGTTGCTGGACGACCTGGTGGTGACCGAGGGCGCGACGTCGCTGCAGGTGCCGCAGCTGGAGGAGGGCACGGCGGAGGACCTGCTGGCGGCGGCGCTGGGCAGGCACCGGATCGAGCAGGAGCCCGAGGCGGTGGCGGAGCTGGTCGAGCTGTGCGACCGGCTGCCGCTGGCGCTGCGGATCGCGGGCGCGCGGCTGGCGTCCCGGCCGAGGTGGACGATCCAGTCGCTGGTGGACGAGCTGCGCGACGAGCAGGGGCGGCTGTCGGGGCTGTCGCTGGAGGCGGGCACGGGCGTGCACGCGGCGCTCGCGGTGAGCTACCGGGAGCTGCCGGAGGCGGCGGCACGGCTGCTGCGGAGGTTGGGGCTGCACCCCGGCACGGACCTGGACAGCTACACGGCGGCGGCGCTGATGGACATCGGCGTGGGCAGCGCGCGCACCCACCTGCGGACGCTGGCGTACGCGAACCTGCTGCACGAGTCCATGCCGGACCGGTACTCGCGGCACGACCTGGTGCGGCTGTTCACCCACCACCTGGCGGCGACCGAGCCGGAGGAGGACAACACCGAGGCCACGCACCGGCTGCTGGACTACTACCTGCACGTGGCGGACCTGGCGCGCGGGCACCTGTCGGACCACGTGCAGCCGTTCGAGCCGCTGAGCTACCAGCCGGCGAGCGCGCCGGAGCTGCGCTCGCACGAGGCGGCGCTGGGGTGGTTCACGCTGGAGGAGGCGAACCTCGGTCTGGCGCTGGACATCGCGGTCGGATCGGGGCTGCGGGAGCGGACGTGGCAGTTGGCGCTGTGCCTGGACGCGTTCCACTTCCGGCGCGGGAACCGGCTGGACCGGTTGGCGCTGTGCGGGATCGGGTTGACGGCGGCGCGGGCGCTGGGCGACAAGCACGCGGAGGCCACGTTCCTGCTGCGGCTGGGGTCGACGCTGGCGGACCTGGGGCGGATCGACGAGGCGGTGGCGGCGTGCGGGGAGTCCGCGGCGCTGGCGATCGGGGACCGGCATCTGGAGCTGGCGGCGCTGGCGAACCTGGGGTACTGCCTGATGGCGGCGGGGCGGTTGGCGGAGGCCGAGGAGCGGATCAGGGAGACGGTGGAGATCGCGCGGGAGGTCGGGGACGCGCGGTCTCGGGCCAGCGGGTTGAACAACCTGGCGAACGTGCTGCTGGCTCGGGGGGAACCGGAGCTGGCGCTGGGGCACGCGGTGGAGGCGCTGGGGTTGTTCAGCGGGGACTCGCCGACCAAGGCGCACACGGCGACGTTGCACACGGTGGGGGCGGTGCTGCAGGAGTTGGGGCGGCCTGAGGAGGCGTTGGAGTCCTATCGGGCCGGGTTGGCGTTGGCCGAGGCCATTGGGGATCGGTACCAGGAGGCTTTGTGCCACCGGGCCATCGGGGATGTGCTGGAGCGGTTGGGGATGGCGGAGCAGGCGGTTCCGCACTGGTCCGAGGCTTTGCGGCGGTATCGGGATTTGCGGTTGACGGAGGGGGAGGAGTTGAGCGGGAAGGTGGATGGGCCTGGGGGGGCGTAG
- a CDS encoding acyl-CoA dehydrogenase family protein, with translation MAHVTHEVLNQVPPLTGHDVADDPALLTALRLGGAGWAEAELRELGVLAGSARVQELGRLANEHPPVLRTHDRWGHRVDEVEFHPAWHELMTTAIGRGLHAAPWRDERPGAHVARAAKFLVWSQVEAGHGCPVSMTYAAVPALRRSPWLAARFEPLLASPEYDFGLRPPESKRGLVAGMSMTEKQGGSDVRANTTRAVRSGDHHVLTGHKWFTSAPMSDLFLTLAQADEGLSCFLVPRVLPDGTRNAISLQRLKDKLGNRSNASAELEYDGAVGWLVGEPGRGVRTIIEMVNATRLDCVLGSAAGMRAGLVQAAHHAAHRRAFGAALVDQPVMRAVLADLAVESEAATTVGLWLAGSRGRLGLAVAKYWVCKRGPAHAAEALECLGGNGYVEESGMPRLFRESPLMSVWEGSGNVAALDVLRVLAREPDAVVEFTAELDAAAGADRRLDAAVRELKAMLVEPDPESRARRLVERMALVLQGSLLVRHGHPAVADAFCASRLAGDWGVAFGTLPAGVDAKAIVERAVPGR, from the coding sequence ATGGCGCACGTCACACACGAGGTGCTCAACCAGGTCCCCCCGCTGACCGGCCACGACGTGGCCGACGACCCGGCCCTCCTGACCGCGCTGCGCCTCGGCGGCGCGGGCTGGGCCGAAGCGGAGCTGCGGGAGCTGGGGGTCCTCGCGGGCAGCGCGCGCGTCCAGGAGCTGGGCAGGCTCGCCAACGAGCACCCGCCCGTCCTGCGCACCCACGACCGGTGGGGCCACCGCGTCGACGAGGTCGAGTTCCACCCCGCCTGGCACGAGCTGATGACCACCGCCATCGGTCGCGGGCTGCACGCCGCGCCGTGGCGGGACGAGCGGCCGGGGGCGCACGTGGCGCGGGCCGCCAAGTTCCTCGTCTGGTCGCAGGTGGAGGCCGGGCACGGCTGCCCGGTGTCGATGACCTACGCCGCCGTGCCCGCGCTGCGCCGCTCCCCCTGGCTGGCCGCCCGGTTCGAGCCGCTGCTGGCCTCCCCCGAGTACGACTTCGGCCTGCGCCCGCCGGAGTCCAAGCGCGGGCTGGTCGCGGGCATGTCCATGACCGAGAAGCAGGGCGGCTCCGACGTGCGCGCGAACACCACCCGCGCCGTCCGCTCCGGCGACCACCACGTGCTGACCGGCCACAAGTGGTTCACCTCCGCCCCCATGTCCGACCTGTTCCTCACCCTCGCCCAGGCCGACGAGGGCCTGTCCTGCTTCCTGGTGCCCAGGGTCCTGCCGGACGGCACGCGCAACGCGATCTCGTTGCAGCGCTTGAAGGACAAGCTGGGGAACCGGTCGAACGCCTCGGCCGAGCTGGAGTACGACGGCGCGGTCGGCTGGCTGGTCGGCGAGCCGGGGCGCGGGGTGCGCACGATCATCGAGATGGTCAACGCGACCCGGCTGGACTGCGTGCTCGGGTCGGCGGCCGGGATGCGCGCGGGCCTGGTGCAGGCCGCGCACCACGCCGCGCACCGCAGGGCGTTCGGGGCGGCGCTGGTGGACCAGCCGGTGATGCGCGCGGTGCTGGCGGACCTGGCGGTGGAGTCCGAGGCGGCGACCACCGTCGGGCTGTGGCTGGCCGGGTCGCGCGGTCGGCTGGGGTTGGCGGTGGCCAAGTACTGGGTGTGCAAGCGCGGTCCGGCGCACGCGGCGGAGGCGCTGGAGTGCTTGGGCGGCAACGGTTACGTGGAGGAGTCCGGGATGCCGAGGCTGTTCCGCGAGTCGCCGCTGATGTCGGTGTGGGAGGGCTCGGGCAACGTGGCGGCGCTGGACGTGCTGCGCGTGCTCGCGCGGGAGCCGGACGCGGTGGTCGAGTTCACCGCCGAGCTGGACGCGGCGGCGGGCGCGGACCGGCGGCTGGACGCGGCGGTGCGGGAGCTGAAGGCGATGCTGGTCGAGCCCGACCCGGAGTCCCGCGCGCGGCGGCTGGTGGAGCGGATGGCACTGGTGCTCCAGGGCTCGCTGCTGGTGCGGCACGGCCACCCGGCGGTGGCGGACGCGTTCTGCGCGTCCCGGCTGGCGGGCGACTGGGGCGTCGCGTTCGGCACCCTGCCCGCAGGGGTGGACGCGAAGGCGATCGTGGAGCGGGCGGTGCCGGGGCGGTGA